DNA sequence from the Juglans microcarpa x Juglans regia isolate MS1-56 chromosome 5S, Jm3101_v1.0, whole genome shotgun sequence genome:
ttataaattgaatcTAAATTATTGAATCACTTTACTTGTATGATGCTAAGATGAAAATGCCAAACTCAGAAATTCtctatacacaatattttttgtgtatttctgTTGAGATCTATCGGTTGATGTTGGTCTTATCAGAATTTTTACTGAAGAGGCTATCTTAGCTCTtgataatgctatatatagttgTCCATGAGATAATACAAGTTGTGGCAGATATATCCCTACGAAATCTAATTTTTAACCCTGTGCTTTGTTGATTGTCATTGCAAAACTTAATCTGATATGAAATTGAGTTCTCTTAAATGAGAAACCATTATTTTCATCACCATTTGGCAAGAATGAGATTCTTGGTATAAAAACTCTTTTACCACTATGGTGACTAACTGTAATTTCTGCATCAATGACGTTACGTTCAAAGTTGCGACATATTAAGTGAGTTCCATTGCATAAGCCTTCTGAATGATTAATGTTTCTAAACAACATGATTGGACAATCTTTATTAAGTAGCAATTCATGAGGCGGAACCCCATTTGGTGTCAAAGTATTCAAAAAATCTTCCATAACACTCTGTTTAGATGTATCAATTGCTTCATCAAAGCTATAATACTTTTTACTTCGCCTGGAAATATTTGTATAAGTGTggcatttatttcatcaacagaGGTATTTTTTTGAGTCAATATAGCATGATTCAACATTTCAGATAAATTTTTTGAGTAATTATGAATACtacaaaaaatagtatttatcAGTTTTTGCAAAGAATTAACATCACTTTCATAATAGATAAGCATGTTATCAGGAATTCGCATCTCTTCTTCAATTGTAATTGGGGATATTCTATTGCCTAGTTGAAGCaagtaatttgaaaaatttagatcTAATCTTGCTCACATGTTTTGAGTCAATGAAATCTTGGTCAGAGTTGGCCATATGTAAAAGGAGAGTAAGCTTTCATCAAATTGTTCGTCTTGTACTTTTACGAACAACGGGTAAAATTTGTcgaaaatctccacaaaaaacAATGATATTGCCACCAAATAATAATTCAGAATTATTGATGTCTCGGAGCATTATGTCCAATGCTCCTACAGATTGTTTTTTTGACATAAGGGTTTCATCCCATATGATTAACTTTGCAACACGTAACAATCTTGCAAGTCCACTTTGTTTGCTAACATTGCAAGTATTGTTTTTGTCAAAATTCAATAGAATCTTGAATCGTAAATGTGTTGTTCCACCTCCAGATAAAATAGATGCAGCAACATCAGATGATATAGTTGCAACTGCTATTAATTGTTTAGACCTTAATGTAGCAAGAAGCGCTTTATATAGAAATGTTTTTTGTGTTCCACCAGAACCATCAATAAAGAAAGAGCCTGCCTGATTTGAGAAaaccttttgtaaaattgaatcATAAGCATATTGGTGTTCATCATTGAGAACTGTTGATGCTATAAGGTCTTCTTCTGAAATTATGATTGCTAATTCATCATTAATCTCTCTAGACTGAAGTTCATattcatcaaaagaaatatcatgATCTAAAAGATGAAATATGTTGATGTCTTTTCCCATTGATTTAAGTATAGAAGAAATATGCCGCAAAATTTCTTTTCTGATATTCGCAGAATTGTTCCCAACTCTTTTAAAGTTAGCTGACATGCTTTCTTCAAAATGCTCCCATAGTTCTCTTGGATTTGTAGAATTACAATAAACCAAGATTGTAGCAAATAGTCTTCTCAAACTGTATGGCATTTGATATAGTGATGTTTCACGTAAACAATCTTCTAAAGATGTATCTGACTCTAATAATCCATGCAATGTAGCTGCTTCACAAAATGTTGGAGCAATAACaccattaattgttttgaggtGGCCAAAAGATAGATGACCTCTTATATGGTTCATCAATATCCTTAGATAATACATTTTACTTTCAAATGGATTTGCCGCAACAATTCTACTAATAACTGTTTGTTTCTTGCGAGGGGTCCAAGTTTTATGTTGATTgctccaaacaaaaaattcagGAAATTCTTTATACAACAACGTTTGAGAGTTTTCATTTACACGATTTGTTGCAAAAATTTCTGTTAGCATTGATTTTACATAGAAATCAGAGTTGACAATATTGTTCAAGCTTTAATTTGCAGGAAAAGTCACCAgatgttgatcttcaagatgCAAGTGTAAGCTATACACTGTTAGATACgtttcatttaaaaattctCCACATAGTTTCAGGTGGAGGAATCCATCTACCTGATTGGAATAATTGAATTTCATCAACAGGTTGATTGCTTTGTTCAGAAATCACATTAAAAGCAACACGGTCATGAcctttgtaaatatatttataaagatatttcaTTGCTTTAATTGTAGAGTAGATCTCAACATTGATATGAGAATCAAATGTTGCAAGTAAATATTGATTATACGGAACAACCCAACAGTTATCCAAATGTTGTCATCTAACTTTGGCAGTAATTCCATTATCACGATGCCTATATTGCGgaaaacaatcattttcaacAATTGTATTAGGTGCGAAGTTTTTTGAATAATGACTTTTGCAAGCACCATTTGATTTCATACAGATATTCGTCGGATTCAATATTCCACATGGGTCATGCATCATATGCTTGACAACAGTTTTATAGAGATGTGGATTATCATCTTTATCAGATATTTCTACTAacacaatttcatcaaaagatttTGGAGCATAAATCTTCCAATTTGTTTGTAATATAATCAAGAAATGAGCATGTGGAAGTCCTCTTTTTTTATGCTTAATCACATAAACATATGCTGCAACTTTGTCAAAAATCTGTCACTTGAATAGTTGATATTTAAGTTCCTCTAGCTTTGCTATGAAGATTCTAGCAATCAAATCAGGATGATTTTGTGCTTCCTATTGTGGACCTAATTCATCTAGAATTTTTTTCCAACTTGGATTGCATGTCATCGTTAAAAAAATATCGGGTTTTCCATAACTTTGGACTAAAatcattgcttccatatatatttttcgcATGTCTCTTTGTCCTCCAATAAAAGAAGCAGGTAATATAATGCGTTAATCAATTTTGGAACTATCTCCTTTTCCAAGTGAAAAACTATCAACAATCCCCTAATATATTTCAGACCGAATTTATTGTTGTTTGGTACGGAAGTAATCCAATCTTGAAGTTTCaatcttaacatacatatcaacaacgaattgttgcaacaaacgaCCAGAGCATAGCAAGGTAGATCTTTTTTGGAGCACTATaggaattaaatttgagaacataAGATGtctccaaatttcaaaataaaaatattattaaattattaaaatatataaaatatctgaACCTTGTGTTTCTCTTGAAAGTAAATCATCGGCTGATTGCGGTTCAAGCAATGCTGATGTTTCATTTGGCAAGAATTGTGTACCTTTTTTCACTCTTTGTATGTCATTATACTAACCCGTGTCACCATAAGGAAACAACAATGGATATTGAAGTGGATCATAACATCTAAAATAGTATTGACCTATATGACTACCACCTGAATGACTATAGACCATAATACTTCTTCCACTCAATTGCTCTAAATTGTCATTTTCAATCTAAATTACTGTCACTTGTGATACTTCACGAGCATTAAAAACACAATGGTCTAAGCCAGGATCTGATTTGATATGGATTTCATGATGTTCCAAGTTGggcaaataacaaataaaaagtttcatttaaaaatatgggggaaaaatgaaagatatataataaacctGTTCAGTTGTAATTTGATCATATCTATTTGGAGTTTCGATCGATATATTTGTTAGCGTTGGAGGTAAGGGATCGGTTGTATCGAGTGTAGATACATTCATTTCTTGATTAGCCGAAGAGATACTTATGTCTTGAGAATATCCaatatcttttgaaaagaaGTTGTCAATTGTATTGATACCATCATGAGAGACACTTCGTTTTCTTCGTTCCAAAAGATTGACATTTTCATCACTTTCAAGAAAAGATGCATCCATAATATCCgtttcataaatgaaaaattgTCCAACTTGAATGGTACTACTTGTCGATGCTTTTTGTCGATGATAtcgttttcttctcttttgacttaatgttctttttgttcttctgGTAAAAGActatatggattttttttttttttttgattgttTTCTACGAGCTTGTGAGATTTTTAAAAGAGGTTATTAGATAAAAAGATTgatcaaacatatttttaagaaaacttTCTCTATATGTTAGCTCATTTTACCACTATTCATTTTGTTTGTCAACAAAAGATGGGGGCTAACAATTACTTCAAGTTGGAATGATCAACACTATGAATTTCAAATCACTATCTACGAAATCTGAACAAAGAATGATCAATATAATCAAAAGCATGCATGTATTATCACAACCAAAAGATAACATGTAAGCATATATACTGAAAAGTagaatccatataaaaaaaagaaattataaaaaagaatttaaaaaaaattataaagaaaaaacatataattacgAAACagaacaatataataaatagatgtAAAATCAGACAATTAAACAGATAAATACTAAACAGTACAACCACGAAACAATAAGAATtacaaataagaataataactaaaattaatggGTAGAacattgaaataatatatataaaaacaaaacacatcTTGAAATGAACAAATAAAACATACAAAGGCAATAAATAGAATGAAGAGCAAATAAAGATTCTTCACGGATACCCAAAGTAGTGGCAGCTGAATCGAATAGCTTGACAAGCACATTTATGAAATACAATAGAACAACATAATAAATaagtacaaaattatatattgaacagataaacattaaaatatctatatttcaattaatacttgataatttcaaaaagaaaaataaaatatagagcaTACCCGGAAgtaaatgacaattgaaaatattaacaGAAGAAGtctaacaaattaataaaaacgaTTAACCTAACAAAAACTAACGGAAAAGAGTTAAAATTagtattgttaattaaaatttgtgtaaaaaaattataagaatagaACTAAGAATAcgcaaggaaaaagaaagaatagaaaaaaatacaccaaagaaaattttaataaaataaaatctatactttattttactaaaatcaatttcattcatcttattctttttttgaaacaaaagaaacttgggtatatatatatatatatatatatatatatatatatatattttttttttttttgtttcaatataTGTTATTGTTGTGTAAATAACACAACAGAATTTTCAAACCatcaaaactatttttttttctcatcctttGACAgcattttttttactaaaatgaaaaagatcatataatttaaaatattgattgtattctctaaaggaaaaaagaaaagacattgtcattaaaaaaaaaaaaaaaagcacacatatatagaataattcccttattttttttaaaagaaaaagatatgccaagaaaaaatttaatgaaataaaatctttattttattttgttaaaatatttttcattcattctattttttttcctttttataaaacaagagaaacttagatatattttattttttgttcaatatgttttattcttgtttagataatacaacaaaatttttaaacaattaaaattttttttctgatcTTTTGCCAGCTtcttttttactaaaatgaaaaaaatcatataatttgaaatattgactgcattctttgaaaaaaaaccaaaacaaattcttaataaatatgtaaatttttctaaataaattgtggtaattttaattacatggccagctctatttattttcatttttaattttggagTTTTCCAAAGCTTTCTTCATagtattctttaattttcatattaataaaaatatagttacagtttgaaatattattacattggcatccaagaaaaataaatacttacAGTAATAGCAAATTCAAAGCAAACATTCCTCCCTtatctaagaaaaagaaataaataaaaaatcttaaataaaataactatgaTTTGTTTCcatcataatttataaaagatcttttaatttatatgctttatttttaaaaaaggaagaatGTCCTTgatgtttgtaaatttattaccacaataaatattttatcttcttaagaataatgtaataatatttttaaactttaaaaacgcttaaatttttatgaaaaagaaactTATCATGAATTATTAATtgttattgttaaaaaaatagtaaatttttcttaaaaaaaaaacgtaaatttttctaaataaattgcCGTAATTTTACTTAAATAGTCagctatatttattttcatttttaattctgACATTTTGTAATgcttttttcatattaataaaaaagaagttaCAGTTTGATAGATTATTACATTaatatccaacaaaaataaatacttaaagtagcaacaaatttaaaacactgagaacattcatcttttattttaaaaaaaagaaagaaatcaaaaaatcctgaataaaataattatgataTGCTTTCAGCATAAttcataaaagattttttaatttatatgctttatttaaaaaaaatgaagaatgtccttgatgtttataaatttactatcacaataaatattttattctctcagaaataatgtaataatatttataaactataagacttttaactttttatgaaagAGAATTACCTAAACAATCAGATAATATAATTTGgaccaataaattttaaaatttaaaccaaaacattTTGAATACCTgttgaaaaatcaaatattctggataagaattttgtaaatCGAACGTTTACATTGTTTTAGAGactatattttatcactttcatttgAAGATTATCACTGGAGACACTTACACTAAAAAACTTCATCATCTCATGAAAACCCTTATCatctaaattcttttttttagaacaaacaGAATAACAAATGTTATCTTTTATTCGATTGCAAGAATATATCACACAACAATCCCAACATGCAAACCAAAGGATACAACACACACCATCGAACTCATCAAACtgttaattctaatataaagaatataaataaggaggattttcatcaaatgatgaaataagacCATAACAATTTCCTCTTTCATTTGAAGATTATTATTGCAGACAATTATGGTAAAAAATTCCATCATCTTTTGAAAACCCTCATcatctaaattattttcttttagagcAAACAGAATGACAAatgttatcttttatttctttgtaagAATATATCACACATCAATCATAACATGCAAATCAAAGAACACATTACACACCATCTAGTTTCAAATTCATATGCTTTTTTTAGCAAATTTGGAATTTGATTGCTTTCTTTAAATGTTATGCCATAAGAGAACAGAGTAatatcataaaatctaaaattcaacaaatctatatataatacagGTCAAGATATAAAAACTTTAAGTTGTTAAatatatctcaaaaaatattgtagcatAAGAGAGGGAAAAATAGAATAACAACTACAAATgacacaacaacaaaaaaaacttttgcAAGGAGAAAGACAGCAAAAAatcatagaataaaaaaaaaaccaacattgcaacaaaaaatatacaaacacgaaaaaaaaaaacacatcatgtaaccaatataataataatgcgcaatgaaatgcaaaaaaagtTCCCGTGTCTCAGACATGAAAAGTTGTCATGAGAGCTGATTGCAACAAATGAAGTGTATCAAAACACTCACTTAAAGCGGCCTTAAAAAAACGATATGCAGGGTCAAAACACCCActtaaacttattaaaaaataaaaaaaaaaaatagatatctAATCATgcttcaccacatcatcacctaaaaaaaaagaaccagcTTTAAAGCTTGAAACAAAACCAAGTGGAATTATCTTTCGTGGTATAGCAAATAAAAAGAATCCATATATTTCTtccacaaacaaataaatactaTCCATTAAATGGTAAAAGATCACAACCtttaaaagcaaaaacaaaaaatcatatctttcatcaaaacttctcaaaaaaaaaaaaaaaagtccataaACATGGGACAGTAGGACAAAAATCCATTTACCTATTTTAACAAAAACGAAGTGCATCATCAACAACGGGATaaggacaaaaaaattaaaaaaaatgcaggtCTTAAAGCAAGATAAAAAAtgctgccaaaaaaaaaaaaaccactatAAAGACCAAATCTAATCAAATCTTCAAATACGACAAATAGCATGCAAATCACAATAATGCTAAATAAAAGCATTCCATAGCTGCAAGAAACCATTCACATTGAATGGCTGCAAAACCCCATCTGAACCCTAATTACATTCTGTGGAAAGTACCACAAATTGCAATATGACCATCTAGGTGAGGATTACCCTGCCATATCGATGGGGTCTTATTAAAAAGACCAAACCATCATTATGTAAACAGAcgcaaaaataaaacataaaaagatagaaaagtCAAAACACCTAAAGACAGAGGCAAATAAAAAGGCGGAaggataaaaaagaagaagcaaaatCTGCAGCCCTTCTAAAAAGATCAAACTATCCCTATATAAATGGAAAAATACAACACTGTATTGTacctgaaaaaattaatttcacacAACTCAAACTCTAcagaacaaatttaaaaaaaattgatctataccaacaaaatatacaaaaatacgtctgaaaaaatcacaaaaaaaaaaaatgtttacaagAAGGAAGACAACAAAAAttaacagaataaaaaaaaaaaacactgcaacaaaaaatatacaaacgaaaaaaaacacatcatgtaaccaatataataataatgaccAATGAAATACAAAAACAGGTTCTCATGTATCAGACATGACAATGTCATCAGAGTTGACTACAACAAGTGAGGCGTATCAAAACACTCATTATAACTGGCCTTTGATTTTAATCCAGAGTATAACTTGATTCATTTAACCAACTACAAATACCAAATtctgataatttatttttgttcataaacacatgaacaggTATTTACAAAGTTTGAGAccagttttaatttttttttttttacaaaggaaCATGAATCATAAACAATTAATTGGGTCAAGTGTAGaattatagtttttaaatttaaatcttttgCTCTAATAGAATGCGAAATTagtatttatcttaaaaatataagcaGATAAAaggatatattttaattatttatattcttcaATTGTAATTACAGTAATGtgatctattatttttcattctcacTTTGCTTGGCCTAAACACTCCCAAGTGAGCTACCATTATTTACGTTCTATTTTAAAACTATCCACGATTGAGTATATCCGAATGATAAAGGGAATTGTTTTCTTGAATTATTCTAAATATATTTGCCAACAGCTTTTTTAAAtgcaataaaagaaagaaacatcCATAAAAAGACATTTCCCTGTTGATGGCGGCCACccaagaaaatagtaaaaaagaaaaagaaaaaacaatactTGCGTCGGTCAAGTCCAAAGCcactttttaatatcatttcaattttcaagtaGGACACAAtgtgaaaaaaagaaaccaGCTTTAAAGCATGAAACAAAACCAAGTGGAATAATCTTTCACATCATAGTAAAGGAAAACAATCAATATATTTCTTCCACAAGCAAATTTCTCCCAAAAAATTAAGTCCACAAACATGGCACAGTCGAAGAAAAATCCATATACTtcttttcacaaaaataaagcGCATCATCAACCAtgggaaaagaataaaaaaatgtaggccttaaagcaacataaaaaaaatctcacaaaaaaaaaaaaaaaaaaccacgcCAAAATGAATAATCAAAGTTAAAAAGAAGTTCGTTTAAAGAATTAAACCAATCAAGTGCATAAATTCATAGAGAAACAAAAACCAACGtgataacataatatatatatatatatatatatatatataacaatttacAAGTTCTATCTTCTATACTAAAATAGCAATTTAAGTCGATAgaattacaatttataaaagtattttttattaacaaataaaaatatagaatatgttTTTTCTGGTCCATAGTtaacaattatattttctatagtTACTAcagaaaaatatgtttatagTATATGTTAATATCCAACAATGGCCTTTTCTGTTGTGTTATTCACATTCTTTGTAGATTCTTCAAAAatgaagaagttaaaaaattgcatgaaacaaaaaactaaacacaTAAACCCATAACATATACAACCCtcaaagaccaaaataccctcACTTAAACGGACATAAAACGTTAAAACAAAAGgacaaaaaggagaaaacacacaaaaaacGGACTGTAACACGGAGGATGACAAAAAGTACTGTTCACGGCTATccacacttatatatatatatatatattatagataaattaataatcacatGTTATAACGAAATAGTTGAGAAAGGCAAACCTTAAAGTAAAACTTCAATGTGAATGCTATTATTAGAAACcctctacaaaaataaacaaaaagttaaTGTTACATAATGGATATattcacaattaaaaataataaaataatacaaataaatcacaaaaggtTGTAAAAGGAATACCAACCTCAAATGAAAGGCCGAAACCTATTAGTCAGCATAACATCAAATGAAAAAGACAACAATTTtgctaaaacaaaaatacttttattttacatttgttcaatatatatattacatatcaaATCTTGAAacataccaaaaaaatatagaaactaaaaaaaaaaccatatcatgcaaccaatataataataatgagtaataaaatacaaaaaagaattaTCGTGTCTCATACGTAACCCTCTAATCAGAGTTGACTGCAACAAGCAAGGTGCATCAAAGCACTCACTTAAACCagccttaaaaaataaaacagatctATAGGATCAACACACCCACttaaactcaacaaaaaaataaaataaaataaaataataaaaaagatctCTAATCATGCATCAccacttaaaaaaagaaaatcaattttaaagcTTGAAACAAAACCATATATTTCACAAcatagcaaaagaaaagaacccATCTATTTCTTCCACAAAGAAACAAATACCATCTATGCTCATCATCGACCACGGgatgagaacaaaaaaataaaaaaaaatgcaggcCTCAAAACCacaaagaaagggaaaaaaaaacccatacataatattaaaaccagattgcacaaaaaatacaaaaaagtcaCAATATGCAAACCCACAACATGTAAATCCGAAgggaaaaatttatttttggaaaaaaataccaaaaatccACAACATGCACAAACCCATGTAAAATCACCAAACCAACagcacacacaaaaaaaaaaaaaaaccagcaaaCCCATGAAAAATCACCAAACTCGACACCCAAAAAAGTACATGATAAATCAATAAGAAGAAATCTTGATAGATAAGTAACCAGATATttctagaattaaatataaaattataacaaaaaatcactaaagatttatacaaaaatgaaaaaatctacaaGCACAATTGTCAAACTAAATAgcccaaaccaaaaaaaatcttACGTTCTaacataataaatcaaaatttaaaaaatcagcaactcaagaaatttatatgtagtacaaaaaaatcataacatgcaagcaaataacatacaaaagaaaagcaaataacatacaaaagcAAATAACAGCCGAACACATAGAGAGACACTGAATCATTGAGACTATACAATCACATAAGCGCTTGGCATCTATGTGAAATATTTCCGACGCTCAACATCCAATGTCATAATCATTCATAAGAAAGCACCTAGGTAGGACCCCATTTGGGTGAGACCAGAACTGGGTAATGACCctattcataataaaaaaaagaccaaTTCCAGAAAGTTCAACATCTATGTGAAATATTTCAAGGCAATAACCATTAAAAGGTCGTGACACGTGTAAATAGagcaaataatatttcaagGCAACAACCATTAAAAGGTCATGAGACGTGTAAATAGAGCAAATAAGATCAGAAAAGGCTAGAACTTAATGATTCTCCTATGGTTATAATGGCATGTagataagataaagatgaaACTCAAAACAAACAACAGAACAGATCTCTCAAACACAAACTGAGTACCATCCAATTACACAACTAAAAAAAACCTACGACGCACAACATGCTAATCTACAGGGAAAAAAAcccatcaaacataaaaaacagagaaaaaacccaaagacaaaactcacaacatgcaaacCCACAGGAAAAAAACCccatcaaatataaaaaaaattatagtttttcaaaaacatttaaataacaaaagcaaagaatagaaaataactCAGAACATGCAAATCtacagaaaaaaatatcaacaaagaCAAACCCAATGCTGCAAATAACAAACCTGAAGAGAGAAAACCCAAACTCAGAGaactcacaacatgcaaatccacaaaaaaaaaccatcaaacaaccaaaaaaaccgAAGACAAACCATCAaccaagacaaaaaaataactcacaacatgcaaatctacagaaaaaaaaatcaacgaaGACAAACTTAACGTTGCAAATAACAAACCTGAAGAGAAAAAATCGA
Encoded proteins:
- the LOC121267251 gene encoding ATP-dependent DNA helicase PIF1-like, whose product is MGKDINIFHLLDHDISFDEYELQSREINDELAIIISEEDLIASTVLNDEHQYAYDSILQKVFSNQAGSFFIDGSGGTQKTFLYKALLATLRSKQLIAVATISSDVAASILSGGGTTHLRFKILLNFDKNNTCNVSKQSGLARLLRVAKLIIWDETLMSKKQSVGALDIMLRDINNSELLFGGNIIVFCGDFRQILPVVRKSTRRTI